Proteins encoded in a region of the Flammeovirga yaeyamensis genome:
- a CDS encoding ABC transporter ATP-binding protein: MNQNIVNPIVGVTKDIINPQKNIVEDTRPDMLVCKDIAKIYPTPKGDYTVLSDLQLTVKKGEFISVIGHSGCGKSTLLTMIAGLNDISKGHVYVDGEEVREAGPDRAVVFQSPSLFPWMTALQNVMIGVKQVFPHATKKQKQDICKYYLDKVGLGNDFNKRASELSQGMQQRVGIARAFALKPKVLLLDEPFGMLDSLTRGELQDVLLEVWQKEQITAIMITHDVDESIFLADRVIMMTSGPFAKIGDELAIPFERPRNRKDILEHPDYYQYRGYLMDFLNH; this comes from the coding sequence ATGAATCAAAATATTGTAAATCCAATCGTAGGTGTTACTAAAGACATCATCAACCCACAAAAAAATATTGTGGAAGATACAAGACCTGATATGTTAGTGTGTAAGGATATTGCTAAAATATACCCTACACCAAAAGGTGATTACACAGTATTATCAGATCTTCAATTAACAGTAAAAAAAGGAGAGTTTATCTCTGTTATTGGTCACTCAGGTTGTGGTAAGTCTACATTATTAACCATGATTGCTGGTTTGAACGATATCAGTAAAGGTCATGTTTATGTAGACGGAGAAGAGGTGAGAGAGGCAGGGCCGGATAGAGCGGTAGTGTTCCAATCGCCTAGTTTATTTCCTTGGATGACTGCTTTACAAAACGTAATGATTGGTGTGAAGCAAGTGTTCCCTCATGCAACAAAAAAACAAAAACAAGATATCTGTAAGTATTACTTAGACAAAGTAGGTTTGGGTAATGATTTTAATAAAAGAGCCTCAGAACTTTCTCAAGGTATGCAACAAAGGGTAGGTATTGCTAGAGCCTTCGCCTTAAAGCCAAAAGTACTTTTATTGGATGAACCTTTTGGTATGTTGGATTCCTTAACTAGAGGTGAGCTTCAAGATGTATTACTTGAAGTATGGCAAAAAGAACAAATTACTGCTATTATGATTACTCACGATGTTGATGAGTCAATCTTCCTAGCCGACAGAGTCATTATGATGACTAGTGGTCCATTCGCAAAAATTGGTGATGAATTAGCGATTCCATTTGAACGTCCTAGAAACCGTAAGGACATTTTGGAACATCCTGACTATTACCAATACAGAGGATATTTAATGGATTTCTTGAATCATTAA
- a CDS encoding SpoIIE family protein phosphatase — protein MNYQKSPKKRLTTSYVIALSLIALLSIASQVVIRTVLAKQEKDARVINISGRQRMLSQKISKMALQLETAKSESQFAELKSEFIEVIELWSSSHHGLKERSEEMDLQGENSETVTKMFEGIAVNYESIFDASNKILEFESPDGIEEYVNIILQNEASFLRQMNVITFQYDHESTSRIKEVENIETILLAITLISILLEAFFIFRPAVAAIDKFLNETMQRGLALKEAHQSLLTSNLEKETVEKELFEQLQMNHNMQLSYNKDLEDKIEERTREIEDQKEEILQQSNELLEQNEVVSKVNKKLTDSISYAKKLQQSIFSKREDILEQFVDGFIIDKPRDIISGDFYWYYSKDDIRFIVVADCTGHGVSAAFMTIIGNLLLNDIVVNQKVVSPKEILNFLDMELYALMNLKNVEKISDGMDIGLVTINSEKREIEFVGAKRPLYVASGNEDVKKIEGSKSTIGYHTKDTKKEFEPTLLTYQKGDRLYLVTDGFQDQFGGNNESKFLQKRFIDALNRTNGFDMIKQKKVLEGVFDKWKGSNEQTDDVLVLGVEL, from the coding sequence ATGAACTATCAAAAAAGTCCGAAAAAACGGTTAACTACCTCTTACGTAATTGCGCTATCTCTCATTGCATTACTAAGTATCGCATCTCAGGTAGTTATTAGAACTGTATTAGCTAAACAGGAAAAAGATGCCAGGGTAATTAACATTTCTGGTCGACAAAGGATGTTGTCTCAGAAAATTAGTAAAATGGCATTACAGCTTGAAACAGCCAAGAGTGAAAGTCAGTTTGCAGAATTGAAATCAGAATTCATCGAAGTCATTGAATTGTGGTCATCTTCTCATCATGGCTTAAAAGAAAGGTCTGAAGAAATGGATCTTCAGGGTGAAAATTCTGAAACTGTGACAAAAATGTTCGAAGGAATTGCCGTAAACTATGAAAGTATCTTTGATGCATCGAACAAGATATTAGAATTTGAATCGCCAGATGGAATTGAAGAATATGTGAATATCATACTTCAGAATGAAGCCTCATTTTTACGTCAGATGAATGTGATTACGTTCCAATACGATCATGAATCGACAAGTAGAATTAAGGAAGTAGAAAATATAGAAACCATTCTACTAGCTATCACATTGATTTCGATCTTATTGGAAGCCTTCTTTATCTTCCGTCCAGCTGTTGCTGCCATTGATAAATTCTTGAATGAAACTATGCAGAGAGGCTTGGCACTTAAAGAAGCACATCAAAGTTTATTGACTTCTAACTTAGAAAAAGAAACAGTAGAGAAAGAACTCTTTGAACAACTGCAGATGAATCACAATATGCAGTTGAGTTACAATAAAGATCTTGAAGATAAAATCGAAGAAAGAACTAGAGAAATTGAAGATCAAAAAGAAGAAATTCTTCAGCAAAGTAATGAGCTATTAGAGCAGAATGAAGTAGTTTCTAAAGTAAATAAGAAACTAACGGATAGTATCAGTTATGCTAAGAAATTGCAGCAATCGATCTTCAGTAAACGTGAAGATATTTTAGAGCAATTTGTGGATGGATTTATCATCGATAAACCAAGAGATATTATTTCTGGGGATTTCTATTGGTACTACAGTAAAGACGACATTAGATTTATTGTTGTTGCAGATTGTACAGGACATGGTGTTTCTGCTGCATTTATGACTATCATTGGTAATCTTTTATTAAACGATATCGTGGTGAATCAAAAAGTAGTTTCACCAAAAGAAATATTAAATTTCTTGGATATGGAGCTTTATGCCCTTATGAATCTAAAAAATGTCGAGAAGATTTCTGATGGTATGGATATCGGTTTAGTAACTATCAATTCTGAAAAAAGAGAAATCGAATTTGTTGGAGCAAAACGTCCATTGTACGTGGCTTCAGGAAACGAAGATGTAAAGAAAATAGAAGGATCTAAATCAACAATTGGATACCATACAAAAGACACTAAAAAGGAGTTCGAACCCACACTTCTAACGTATCAAAAGGGTGATCGACTTTATCTTGTGACTGATGGATTCCAAGATCAATTTGGTGGAAACAACGAAAGTAAATTCCTTCAAAAAAGATTTATAGATGCTCTAAATCGAACAAATGGATTCGATATGATCAAACAGAAAAAAGTGCTCGAAGGAGTGTTTGATAAGTGGAAGGGAAGCAATGAGCAGACGGATGATGTTTTGGTCTTAGGAGTGGAGCTTTAA
- a CDS encoding arylsulfatase, producing MRTSLLAITLLAFSITASFAQKKKKKSSSDKPNILVIWGDDVGWGNISKYNHGMMGYQTPNIDRIANEGAMFTDWYAQQSCTAGRAAFILGQHPFRSGLLTIGMPGSEQGIQDDQPTIAELLKPLGYTSGQFGKNHLGDRDKHLPTNHGFDEFFGNLYHLNAEEEPETYYYPKDEEFHKKFGPRGVIHSYSDGRISDTGPLTRKRMETVDDEFTGAALEFIENAHNAGKPFFVWLSATRMHVWTRLKEESVGVTGIGLYPDGMVEHDKNIGVVLAKLEELGIIDNTIIMYSTDNGAEKFTWPDGGSTPFAGEKGTTWEGGFRVPCAIRWPGVIKPGTIDNNIYSHEDMMPTLLAAAGVGDVKEKMLSGYSAGDKNFKCHLDGYNMLPFWNGSTDVAPRNEIFYFDAAGNLNALRYKDWKLHFAIMEGAINTAYRKVPSWPILINLRADPYEVSYKSALYIRWFADNMWTFVPAQAYTAKFLQTFKEFPPVQGSSLSIDGVMQTLKSKPQN from the coding sequence ATGAGAACCTCTCTCTTGGCTATTACTCTATTAGCCTTTTCAATCACTGCTTCTTTTGCTCAAAAAAAGAAAAAGAAATCTTCATCCGACAAACCTAATATTCTCGTTATTTGGGGAGATGATGTTGGTTGGGGTAACATCAGCAAATACAATCATGGTATGATGGGATATCAAACGCCCAACATTGACCGTATTGCTAACGAAGGAGCTATGTTTACCGATTGGTATGCACAACAATCATGTACAGCAGGTCGTGCAGCTTTTATCTTGGGGCAACATCCATTTAGATCTGGGTTATTGACTATTGGTATGCCAGGTTCTGAACAAGGTATTCAAGATGATCAACCCACTATTGCAGAATTACTGAAACCACTTGGTTATACATCAGGTCAGTTTGGCAAGAACCACTTGGGTGATCGCGATAAACATTTACCTACCAACCATGGTTTCGACGAGTTCTTTGGCAACCTTTATCACTTAAATGCTGAAGAAGAACCTGAAACGTATTACTATCCTAAAGACGAAGAATTCCATAAAAAATTTGGCCCTAGAGGTGTTATCCACTCTTACTCAGATGGACGTATTTCTGATACTGGTCCTTTAACTAGAAAAAGAATGGAAACTGTAGATGATGAATTTACAGGTGCTGCTTTAGAATTTATCGAAAATGCACACAATGCTGGGAAACCCTTCTTTGTTTGGTTAAGTGCTACAAGAATGCACGTTTGGACAAGGTTAAAAGAAGAATCAGTTGGTGTAACTGGTATTGGTCTTTATCCTGATGGCATGGTAGAACACGACAAAAACATTGGTGTTGTACTAGCGAAACTAGAAGAATTGGGCATTATCGATAATACAATCATCATGTATTCTACTGATAATGGTGCCGAGAAATTCACATGGCCTGATGGTGGTTCTACACCATTTGCTGGAGAAAAAGGGACCACTTGGGAAGGTGGCTTCAGAGTTCCTTGTGCTATCCGTTGGCCAGGCGTAATCAAACCCGGAACCATTGATAACAACATCTATTCTCATGAAGACATGATGCCTACTCTTTTAGCTGCAGCAGGTGTAGGTGATGTTAAAGAAAAAATGCTTTCAGGATATTCAGCTGGAGATAAAAACTTCAAATGTCACTTGGATGGATACAACATGCTTCCTTTCTGGAACGGATCAACTGATGTTGCTCCAAGAAATGAGATCTTCTATTTTGATGCAGCAGGCAACTTAAATGCTCTTCGTTATAAAGATTGGAAACTTCATTTTGCCATTATGGAAGGTGCAATCAATACCGCCTACAGAAAAGTACCATCATGGCCTATTTTGATTAACTTAAGAGCCGATCCATACGAAGTATCTTATAAGTCTGCATTATACATTAGATGGTTTGCAGATAATATGTGGACTTTCGTCCCTGCTCAGGCATACACTGCTAAATTCCTTCAAACGTTTAAAGAATTCCCTCCTGTTCAAGGTTCATCCCTAAGTATAGATGGAGTGATGCAAACGCTGAAAAGTAAACCTCAGAATTAA
- a CDS encoding aldo/keto reductase, translating to MISIIPFGKTNKYTSRVGLGLAALGRPGYINLGHGDDLNNDYQIEHMQQRCVDMLDLAYEKGIRYFDAARSYGKAEQFLNKWIGAHPEQQAVIGSKWGYEYTAEWNVTAEHHEIKNHNLQLLKKQWGESVDLLHDHLDIYHIHSATLSSAVLNNEEVIEQLWNIKNEGVIVGLSLSGTQQADTLEKALEIQRDGVHLFQSVQATYNILERSAAKMLQEAKYQGWGVIIKEVFANGRLTSRNSDPAFESSKQKLQFIAQKHNVNIDAIAMAFVLSQPWVSVALSGATTKEMLESNLQGVGLQLDLMDFQMLDEIQEEAEVYWETRSELEWN from the coding sequence ATGATATCAATAATTCCTTTCGGAAAAACCAATAAATATACATCAAGAGTTGGATTAGGATTAGCAGCTCTTGGAAGACCTGGATATATTAATTTAGGACATGGAGATGACCTGAACAATGATTATCAAATAGAACATATGCAGCAACGTTGTGTAGATATGCTTGACCTTGCCTACGAAAAAGGAATAAGATACTTTGATGCTGCCCGCTCTTATGGAAAGGCGGAACAGTTTTTAAATAAATGGATTGGTGCCCACCCTGAACAACAAGCGGTAATCGGCTCAAAGTGGGGTTATGAATATACTGCTGAATGGAATGTGACAGCAGAACATCATGAAATTAAAAACCATAACCTCCAATTATTAAAAAAACAATGGGGTGAAAGTGTAGACTTACTCCATGATCATTTAGATATCTATCATATCCATTCGGCAACTTTAAGTTCTGCAGTGTTAAACAATGAAGAAGTTATTGAGCAACTTTGGAACATCAAAAACGAAGGGGTAATAGTTGGACTATCTTTAAGCGGTACCCAACAAGCTGATACTCTAGAAAAAGCACTTGAAATTCAAAGAGATGGTGTACACCTGTTCCAATCCGTTCAAGCCACATATAACATTCTAGAACGTTCAGCTGCTAAAATGCTCCAAGAAGCGAAATATCAAGGATGGGGAGTAATCATAAAAGAAGTTTTTGCCAATGGACGCCTAACTTCTCGAAACTCTGATCCTGCTTTTGAAAGTTCAAAACAAAAACTTCAATTCATAGCACAAAAACATAATGTAAATATTGATGCAATTGCTATGGCTTTTGTTCTTTCTCAACCATGGGTAAGCGTGGCATTAAGCGGTGCTACAACTAAAGAAATGCTTGAAAGCAACTTGCAAGGCGTTGGTCTTCAGTTAGATCTTATGGACTTCCAAATGTTGGATGAAATCCAGGAAGAAGCGGAAGTATACTGGGAGACGAGAAGTGAATTGGAGTGGAACTAG
- a CDS encoding DUF1707 SHOCT-like domain-containing protein encodes MNHISEFGLPKKRKKTIDLLEKAFAEGDLDQHDYEHRLEVALAAKSKSELDDVLSDFPSHYKPSESFKKTTEKQNRLEVNQDPNKLALAVLSGRREVLSNVANAPSRFFTLLGDTKVTVKSPEFINTETRFETINVLGETTLDLRDKCLEGAKVNLRVMCTLGEIILKVAPGTQVIDQTHKILSENSFKKRSKNWSKKIQKVFSNNQQQYPDPSIHKVNCTVVVEGYNILGSLRIMEYDV; translated from the coding sequence ATGAACCACATCTCTGAATTTGGGTTACCTAAAAAAAGAAAAAAGACTATAGATTTATTAGAAAAAGCCTTTGCAGAGGGCGATTTAGATCAGCATGACTACGAACATCGTTTAGAAGTAGCACTTGCGGCAAAATCAAAATCTGAATTGGATGATGTGTTATCTGATTTTCCTTCTCATTATAAACCGTCAGAATCCTTCAAGAAAACAACCGAGAAACAGAATAGGTTAGAGGTAAATCAAGATCCCAATAAATTAGCATTAGCAGTATTATCTGGACGTAGAGAAGTATTATCAAATGTAGCAAATGCTCCGTCTCGCTTTTTTACATTGTTAGGTGATACTAAAGTGACTGTAAAAAGTCCTGAGTTCATAAATACAGAAACTCGTTTTGAAACCATTAATGTATTAGGGGAAACCACTTTAGATCTCCGAGACAAATGTTTAGAAGGGGCCAAGGTGAATCTTCGAGTGATGTGTACTTTGGGCGAAATTATTCTAAAAGTTGCTCCAGGAACACAGGTTATCGACCAAACTCATAAAATCCTATCAGAAAACAGCTTTAAAAAAAGAAGTAAAAACTGGTCTAAAAAAATACAGAAAGTATTTTCTAATAATCAACAACAATATCCAGATCCTTCGATTCATAAAGTAAACTGCACTGTTGTAGTTGAAGGGTATAATATTTTAGGTTCTTTGAGGATTATGGAGTATGATGTTTAA
- a CDS encoding GNAT family N-acetyltransferase: protein MTNLTIKPYQELDKEELYEILQLRAEVFVVEQDCVYNDLDNNDQEAYHLIARKNGKLAGYLRILPSGTRFKYPSIGRVIVHPSNRKEGIARKIMTTANQWIFDHWESDLIQISAQKYLTKFYQSLGYVIKSDEYLEDGIPHFKMELLR from the coding sequence ATGACAAATCTAACCATAAAGCCCTACCAAGAACTTGATAAAGAAGAACTCTATGAAATACTTCAACTTAGAGCTGAAGTATTTGTAGTAGAACAAGATTGTGTTTATAATGATCTGGATAACAATGACCAAGAAGCTTATCACTTAATAGCAAGAAAAAATGGTAAACTTGCAGGTTACTTAAGAATACTACCATCAGGTACACGATTTAAATACCCTTCTATTGGAAGAGTCATTGTCCACCCATCAAATAGAAAAGAAGGAATTGCAAGAAAAATTATGACCACTGCTAACCAATGGATTTTTGATCATTGGGAAAGTGATTTAATACAAATAAGTGCACAAAAATACCTTACTAAGTTCTATCAAAGCCTTGGTTATGTCATTAAGTCCGACGAATATTTAGAAGACGGTATTCCTCATTTTAAAATGGAACTACTCCGTTAA
- a CDS encoding CHAT domain-containing protein: MYLIKRQFISIFFYLIPIISFGLNAEDPKTKIILDLEDNGALNEALQASEDWIQSEKSKYGEQSVHVLLPLLIYAELTKNRKEFQYSIEALEEAKEIMNISSGWLYPDYALVNNYMAFAYIQNNQVEMANRLINEAEMIYVKTLTKQHPDYLFCLINKALLKKEGEYFEESIKLFDEALALYNSNAQQVTFLHQVLDEHWIKVQKAKVYVDWFQFEKANQLLSEVQEQLINNSKEKSPLYTETLLCIADNFYNDHQYKLSYSFYDKYKNHLNTYLGKYHPYTLTAYYKLGHILKSEGFLKKATQYYTIIEKNYNAKNGDKNVYAKTLLGMADIYLKRGNTKQASDYLSKADQVTFTDKDINLLSLRLSGELSYIEGNYITSELQLMELISIVRQERIFFTRHYSDAVTILGELFITLGRSTDAINICDSEVRFLTKREMTNSYSFFDIQLTKIYAHIHHGDHENYEEQLNEIEKKIIGYLSPKHHFLVKLNYIRGYLEMRGGHYDKANHEFNKANTIAHHHQFLDKQSERLRIIDAKANIYLKQLKLDKALDQYHLLQNSFESSSIYQPYLLARIAYIKALQQNWDDAEDLIIKAVNMRLTQYDEQLKFTSEDEKINFIHHSSEVFEYFFSLLSTEKGMASTKMIKQAYNLQINYRKYFLNEAIERKEEIASLNKYRNEQLFSNYAANLYQQKSRLATANFLSVSDRKKLKLDSYMTIDRIKNLEKSLVFASDKKTDIKVDKSLEKWEEIKNKLSDDEIAIEIIKLKNIEKEKDKYIALILDNKMKQPFLCEIGLADKLEQDIIKEYKNCTSLHAKAYVMFDDKDYVPPYNHFWKPISDALLELGLEKKTLYVSQDGIYNVINLNILQNPITKKYLIEENDIHLVISTSNLKKEANTIKSSKEILLIGNPVFKKEEEDALQSRGINDVYAFELDNLPGTAVEIDNSAELFRKKGWNVKVLSKDQATEENIKNISVAPNILHIATHGFYLNQLKDPILNHQLLKSGLFLSEIAHKKERDVFEIYQSGNDGILTAYEVKGINLNNTELLVLSACQSGVSDVSDGDGISGLQYAFSIAGVQSIIMSLWNVDDKATQKLMNEFYQQWFLTGNKSLAFKKAQLKLKEEYEIPYYWGAFVMIQ; the protein is encoded by the coding sequence ATGTATCTAATTAAAAGACAATTCATTTCCATCTTTTTCTACCTCATACCTATTATCAGTTTTGGATTGAATGCAGAAGATCCTAAAACTAAAATAATTTTAGACCTCGAAGATAATGGTGCTTTAAATGAAGCATTACAAGCTTCGGAAGATTGGATACAATCTGAAAAATCAAAGTATGGAGAACAATCTGTACATGTACTTTTACCTTTACTTATTTATGCTGAGCTGACCAAAAACAGAAAAGAATTTCAATACTCTATCGAAGCACTTGAGGAAGCAAAAGAAATTATGAACATCTCTTCGGGATGGTTATATCCTGATTACGCATTAGTTAATAATTATATGGCTTTTGCGTATATACAAAATAATCAGGTGGAAATGGCAAATCGGCTCATTAACGAGGCAGAAATGATTTATGTAAAAACTCTTACCAAACAACACCCCGATTATCTGTTCTGTCTGATCAACAAAGCTTTATTAAAAAAAGAAGGTGAGTATTTTGAAGAAAGTATAAAGTTATTCGATGAAGCCTTAGCCTTATATAACTCAAACGCACAACAAGTCACGTTTTTACATCAAGTACTCGATGAGCATTGGATAAAAGTTCAAAAAGCTAAGGTGTATGTTGATTGGTTTCAGTTCGAAAAAGCGAATCAATTATTAAGTGAAGTGCAAGAACAGTTAATCAACAATTCAAAAGAAAAATCACCACTTTATACAGAAACGTTATTATGTATTGCAGATAATTTTTACAACGATCATCAGTACAAATTATCTTATAGCTTTTACGATAAATATAAAAACCATCTCAACACTTACTTAGGGAAATATCATCCTTACACATTAACTGCTTATTATAAATTGGGGCATATTCTAAAATCGGAAGGATTCTTAAAAAAAGCCACTCAATATTATACGATCATAGAGAAGAATTACAATGCTAAAAATGGAGATAAAAATGTCTATGCCAAAACCTTATTAGGAATGGCTGACATCTATTTGAAAAGAGGAAATACCAAACAGGCAAGCGATTATTTAAGTAAAGCAGATCAAGTGACATTTACTGACAAAGACATCAATTTATTGTCATTAAGGTTAAGCGGTGAACTGAGTTACATTGAAGGAAATTATATTACTTCTGAGCTTCAATTGATGGAATTGATCTCTATTGTGCGTCAGGAAAGAATATTTTTCACTCGACATTATTCAGATGCTGTCACCATTTTGGGTGAACTTTTTATTACGCTTGGGAGGAGTACCGATGCTATAAATATTTGTGATAGTGAAGTCCGTTTTTTAACCAAAAGAGAGATGACGAATAGTTATAGTTTTTTTGATATTCAACTCACTAAAATCTATGCACATATACACCATGGTGATCACGAAAATTATGAGGAGCAACTAAATGAAATTGAGAAAAAAATAATTGGGTATTTAAGTCCTAAACATCATTTTCTAGTCAAATTAAATTACATCAGAGGATATCTAGAAATGAGGGGTGGGCATTATGATAAAGCAAATCATGAGTTCAATAAGGCAAATACTATTGCACATCATCACCAGTTTTTAGACAAACAATCGGAACGTTTAAGAATAATTGATGCTAAAGCGAATATTTACTTAAAACAATTAAAGTTAGACAAGGCATTAGATCAATATCATCTTCTTCAGAACTCCTTTGAATCTTCCTCTATTTATCAACCCTATTTATTGGCTCGTATTGCCTACATTAAGGCATTACAACAAAATTGGGATGATGCTGAAGATTTAATCATTAAGGCGGTAAATATGAGGTTGACCCAATACGATGAACAGCTAAAGTTTACGAGCGAAGACGAAAAAATCAATTTTATTCATCATTCGAGCGAAGTGTTTGAGTATTTCTTCAGTTTACTTTCAACTGAAAAAGGAATGGCTTCTACAAAAATGATAAAGCAAGCCTACAATCTTCAAATTAACTACAGGAAGTACTTCCTAAATGAAGCTATTGAAAGAAAAGAGGAAATTGCTTCACTTAATAAGTACAGAAATGAGCAATTATTTTCTAATTATGCAGCTAATTTATATCAACAAAAATCACGTTTAGCCACTGCAAATTTTCTTTCTGTAAGCGATAGAAAAAAGCTAAAACTAGACAGTTACATGACCATTGATAGAATCAAAAACTTAGAAAAGTCTTTGGTATTTGCAAGTGACAAGAAAACTGATATTAAAGTAGATAAATCATTAGAAAAGTGGGAAGAAATTAAAAACAAACTATCTGATGATGAAATAGCTATTGAAATTATCAAGTTGAAAAATATTGAAAAAGAAAAGGATAAATACATTGCTTTAATTCTAGACAACAAAATGAAACAGCCTTTTCTATGTGAGATTGGTTTAGCAGACAAACTAGAACAAGACATTATTAAGGAGTATAAAAATTGTACATCACTGCATGCTAAAGCTTATGTGATGTTTGACGATAAAGATTATGTCCCTCCTTATAATCATTTTTGGAAGCCAATATCAGATGCTCTCTTGGAATTGGGATTAGAGAAAAAAACACTCTATGTAAGCCAAGATGGTATTTATAATGTGATCAATTTAAATATTCTTCAAAATCCAATCACCAAAAAATACCTCATTGAGGAGAACGACATACACCTTGTCATCAGTACATCTAACTTAAAAAAGGAGGCAAATACCATTAAATCATCCAAAGAAATTTTATTGATTGGTAATCCTGTTTTCAAAAAGGAAGAGGAAGATGCTTTGCAAAGCAGAGGAATCAATGATGTATATGCTTTTGAATTAGATAACCTACCTGGTACAGCAGTTGAAATTGACAATTCAGCAGAATTATTTAGAAAAAAGGGATGGAATGTAAAGGTATTGTCAAAAGATCAAGCGACGGAAGAGAATATCAAGAACATTAGTGTGGCGCCCAACATACTGCATATTGCTACTCATGGATTTTATTTAAATCAATTAAAAGATCCAATTCTAAATCATCAGTTATTAAAATCAGGATTGTTTCTTTCAGAAATTGCTCATAAAAAAGAACGAGATGTGTTTGAGATCTACCAATCGGGCAATGATGGAATTCTTACTGCCTATGAAGTGAAAGGAATCAATTTAAATAATACAGAACTTTTAGTGCTTTCCGCTTGTCAATCGGGTGTTTCAGATGTATCCGATGGAGATGGAATATCTGGTCTTCAATATGCTTTTAGCATTGCAGGAGTGCAATCCATTATCATGTCATTATGGAATGTTGATGATAAAGCAACTCAAAAGTTGATGAATGAATTTTATCAGCAATGGTTTTTAACGGGTAATAAATCTTTAGCATTTAAAAAGGCACAATTAAAACTTAAGGAAGAATATGAGATTCCTTATTATTGGGGTGCGTTTGTGATGATACAATAG
- a CDS encoding thymidylate synthase: protein MKQYHELLERILKEGAEKGDRTGTGTRSVFGHQMRFDLSEGFPVLTTKKLHLRSIIHELLWFLKGDTNISYLTENGVRIWNEWADENGDLGPVYGKQWRSWAGADGEVVDQISWLVNEIKTNPNSRRLVISAWNVGELSKMALMPCHALFQFYVADGKLSCQLYQRSADVFLGVPFNIASYALLTVMIAQVCDLEPGDFVHTLGDAHLYNNHIEQAELQLTRDFRTLPTMAINPDVKDLFEFKFDDFKLEGYDPHPHIKAEVSV, encoded by the coding sequence ATGAAGCAGTATCACGAGTTATTAGAAAGAATCCTAAAAGAAGGAGCAGAGAAAGGAGACAGAACAGGAACAGGTACAAGATCTGTATTTGGTCATCAAATGAGGTTCGATTTATCAGAAGGATTCCCGGTGTTGACGACAAAAAAACTTCACCTTCGTTCTATAATTCATGAGTTGCTTTGGTTCTTAAAGGGAGATACTAATATCTCTTACCTTACAGAAAACGGGGTTAGAATCTGGAACGAATGGGCTGATGAGAATGGCGACTTAGGTCCTGTTTATGGTAAGCAATGGAGAAGTTGGGCAGGAGCTGATGGAGAAGTGGTCGATCAGATTTCTTGGTTAGTCAACGAGATCAAGACCAATCCAAACTCTAGAAGATTAGTCATTTCAGCTTGGAATGTTGGAGAATTATCTAAAATGGCTTTAATGCCTTGTCACGCACTATTCCAATTTTATGTTGCTGATGGAAAATTATCTTGTCAGTTATATCAAAGAAGTGCAGACGTATTTTTAGGTGTGCCTTTTAACATTGCATCATATGCCTTGTTAACTGTGATGATTGCCCAAGTTTGTGATCTAGAGCCAGGTGATTTTGTTCACACTTTAGGTGATGCTCACTTGTATAATAATCATATTGAGCAAGCGGAACTTCAGTTAACTAGAGATTTCAGAACATTACCAACAATGGCTATAAATCCAGATGTGAAAGACCTGTTTGAATTTAAGTTCGATGATTTCAAATTGGAAGGTTACGACCCTCATCCACATATTAAAGCAGAGGTTTCTGTATAA